One segment of Sulfobacillus thermosulfidooxidans DSM 9293 DNA contains the following:
- a CDS encoding alcohol dehydrogenase catalytic domain-containing protein — MHAIRIHQPGDPSVLVYEDVANPEPGPGEVRVRLRAAGVNHRDIWVRQGAFGAFPEPLIPGSDGAGEIDALGPGARDYAVGQKVVINPGLSCGRCVYCLSGQQNSCPHYRILDGTYAEQIVVPVQNVVPMPSGLTFIEAASIGIPFVTAEDFLTRAQATPGQTIVIWGANGGLGLATLQLARLRAMRVIAVVRSQTFVERLKQLGASDVIVWDGSLPISPEVLTMTHSKGADIVVDSLGQASFSQSLEMVRRGGTVISVGSTSGGKVQIELGQLFRRRLTVLGAYMGSSAILPRILPLFARGALIPVIDQTFALADASEAHRRMESHGLFGKIVLDI; from the coding sequence GTGCATGCCATTCGAATACATCAGCCAGGTGACCCGTCCGTCTTAGTGTATGAAGACGTTGCGAATCCAGAACCGGGTCCTGGGGAAGTGCGGGTCCGCTTACGTGCAGCGGGAGTTAATCACCGCGACATCTGGGTTCGCCAAGGAGCCTTTGGTGCCTTTCCCGAGCCTTTGATTCCCGGATCAGATGGAGCCGGTGAGATTGATGCATTAGGTCCCGGGGCCCGTGATTATGCCGTCGGTCAAAAAGTGGTGATTAATCCGGGGCTTAGTTGTGGCCGGTGTGTCTATTGCCTTTCCGGTCAGCAAAATAGTTGCCCGCATTACCGTATCCTGGATGGAACGTATGCCGAACAAATTGTGGTGCCGGTGCAAAATGTGGTACCGATGCCTAGTGGCTTGACATTTATTGAGGCGGCGTCGATCGGTATTCCCTTTGTTACGGCGGAAGACTTTTTGACCCGTGCACAAGCGACACCGGGACAAACTATTGTGATCTGGGGAGCCAATGGGGGTTTAGGGCTTGCGACCCTTCAACTGGCTCGTTTACGTGCCATGCGGGTAATCGCTGTGGTTCGTTCTCAGACATTTGTGGAACGCTTAAAACAACTGGGCGCTTCCGATGTTATCGTTTGGGACGGGTCCCTTCCCATTAGTCCTGAGGTGTTAACCATGACCCATTCGAAAGGCGCTGACATTGTCGTCGATTCCTTAGGACAAGCAAGCTTTTCGCAGTCTTTAGAGATGGTGCGGCGGGGTGGTACGGTGATTTCTGTCGGGAGCACGAGTGGAGGTAAGGTGCAAATCGAACTCGGCCAACTTTTCCGGCGGAGACTTACGGTTTTGGGAGCGTACATGGGATCTTCAGCGATTTTACCGCGGATTCTTCCGCTTTTTGCGCGCGGGGCATTGATTCCCGTAATCGATCAAACCTTTGCGTTAGCGGATGCGAGCGAAGCGCACCGAAGGATGGAGTCGCACGGTTTGTTTGGGAAAATTGTCCTAGACATTTAA
- a CDS encoding tRNA-binding protein, with product MNIIEELTPISPEQFFQVGLYVGTILRAELNPKAKKPAYHITVDFGPLGIKESSAQLTVRYHPGDLVGRQVIAVLNLPPKKVAGVRSEVLILGAMLSDTDVILLNVDCPVPNGTRIG from the coding sequence GTGAATATCATCGAAGAGTTAACACCAATTTCTCCAGAACAATTTTTTCAAGTTGGACTCTATGTGGGAACTATTCTTCGCGCTGAACTGAATCCCAAAGCAAAAAAACCTGCATATCATATCACTGTTGATTTTGGTCCTCTCGGAATAAAAGAGTCTTCTGCCCAACTTACCGTGCGGTATCATCCTGGCGATTTGGTAGGAAGACAAGTCATTGCCGTCTTGAATCTCCCTCCTAAAAAGGTGGCGGGGGTCAGGTCCGAAGTGCTCATTTTAGGCGCTATGCTCAGTGACACGGATGTCATCTTATTAAATGTCGATTGTCCGGTTCCTAATGGCACACGCATTGGGTAA
- a CDS encoding glycosyltransferase, with protein sequence MYHAWNAVQVGQRLLHQGIDPEKIVVTWTGTDLWGDWAKDPGPIRHTLSSLHHQVVFTPNARKRLLADAPAWEHRVQVIPPSVDETMFCPADSSQTRDWPPLVVMAGGIRPVKRSAWAIDLVQSARKTLGIDFQLAILGPVRDGEEWERVVQAAQDKPWVQVMGEVPKEQMGTWYQRATIVLNTSRIEGVSNALMEAMSCGALIVASNIHGNRYLIEDGKTGLLFDTPEELIAAFRLTLDHPQEADEMRKNARLRILSRHLPSHEAQAYALIYRQMAWSLCSKGCGV encoded by the coding sequence GTGTATCATGCCTGGAATGCGGTGCAAGTGGGACAACGATTACTCCACCAGGGCATTGACCCTGAAAAAATCGTGGTCACGTGGACCGGAACCGACTTATGGGGAGATTGGGCGAAAGATCCCGGGCCGATTCGCCACACCCTGTCATCCTTGCACCATCAGGTGGTGTTTACGCCCAATGCCCGTAAACGGTTGTTGGCGGATGCTCCCGCGTGGGAGCACCGCGTGCAGGTGATCCCGCCGTCGGTGGATGAAACGATGTTCTGCCCCGCGGATTCGTCTCAAACGCGGGATTGGCCCCCCTTAGTCGTGATGGCTGGCGGGATTCGCCCGGTGAAACGCAGTGCCTGGGCGATCGACCTCGTACAATCCGCCCGTAAGACCCTGGGGATCGATTTTCAGCTCGCCATATTAGGACCGGTGCGTGATGGGGAAGAATGGGAACGGGTAGTGCAAGCCGCCCAGGATAAACCGTGGGTGCAGGTGATGGGCGAAGTGCCGAAGGAGCAGATGGGGACATGGTACCAACGGGCCACCATTGTTTTGAATACGAGTCGGATCGAAGGCGTCTCTAACGCGCTCATGGAGGCCATGAGTTGTGGTGCTTTGATCGTCGCCAGCAATATTCATGGGAACCGGTATCTCATCGAGGATGGGAAAACGGGGTTGTTGTTCGACACCCCGGAAGAATTGATTGCGGCGTTCCGTTTGACCCTCGATCATCCCCAAGAGGCCGATGAGATGCGGAAAAATGCGCGTCTGCGGATTTTATCGAGGCATTTGCCCTCTCACGAGGCCCAGGCTTATGCTCTGATCTATCGTCAAATGGCTTGGTCACTGTGTTCGAAAGGATGCGGAGTATGA
- a CDS encoding alpha/beta-type small acid-soluble spore protein encodes MARGSNTGNRALVQGAARALDQFKYEVARELGLQGVEDGYWGDIPSRQCGAVGGHMVRKMIEMAEQQMAGRR; translated from the coding sequence ATGGCGCGTGGAAGCAACACTGGTAACCGCGCACTCGTGCAAGGCGCCGCCAGGGCGTTGGATCAATTTAAGTACGAAGTGGCCCGGGAACTCGGCTTGCAAGGAGTCGAAGACGGTTATTGGGGAGACATTCCCTCTCGGCAATGTGGTGCAGTAGGAGGCCACATGGTGCGCAAGATGATCGAAATGGCCGAACAGCAAATGGCCGGACGGCGGTAA
- a CDS encoding NRAMP family divalent metal transporter gives MQRPYMTTFNARKRALILRRLFLWILAIGPGVIGMVADNDAGGMLSYLVTGSQDHLQWFLPALFVMAPLTYVIQELALRVALATRLPYSQIISRKFGQTIAKFNALVLHGLNMMILVTEFIGMTSALTLLGVPWTLGLIVSLILVLGVTSFRRYRQMERLLLILAVANLAFIPSLMTLHPSVHSWRSAFSGSFTGETAFLLLSLAGNAIAPWMIFWQQNAVWAGNVQNLTSGRKDIRLGIIVQVFMATVVMLIGAFAAHAAVTGRNPLLWLQHYGGTTAAALFAIGLFDAGFLAASTISISSAWMVQEAFADKLHDRSQSPTQGPYAALHIATVSVAALVVLLPHLSAARIALWAQALGALWMPISLLMLGIIASDRRLMGTMVMHRQRQIILTGTIFIFVLLAFCTFVG, from the coding sequence ATGCAAAGACCATACATGACGACATTCAATGCGCGAAAACGAGCCCTGATCCTTCGCCGCCTCTTCCTCTGGATTTTGGCTATTGGTCCCGGTGTCATTGGCATGGTAGCCGACAATGATGCCGGAGGAATGTTGTCATATCTCGTTACCGGTTCACAAGATCATTTGCAGTGGTTTTTGCCAGCGCTTTTTGTCATGGCCCCACTCACTTATGTCATTCAAGAATTGGCCCTTCGTGTGGCGCTCGCCACGCGACTGCCCTATAGTCAAATCATTTCGCGTAAATTTGGCCAGACAATCGCCAAATTCAATGCGCTAGTGCTGCATGGCCTGAATATGATGATTTTAGTCACCGAATTTATCGGCATGACCTCGGCACTCACCCTGCTCGGTGTGCCATGGACCTTAGGTCTCATTGTATCTTTAATATTAGTCCTTGGTGTGACGTCTTTTCGACGATACCGGCAAATGGAACGGCTGTTACTAATCTTAGCTGTCGCAAATCTCGCATTTATTCCGTCCTTGATGACGCTGCATCCCAGTGTGCATAGTTGGCGTAGTGCGTTTTCGGGTTCATTTACCGGGGAAACGGCGTTTCTTTTGTTATCCTTGGCCGGCAATGCCATTGCCCCTTGGATGATCTTTTGGCAACAAAACGCGGTCTGGGCAGGTAATGTTCAAAACTTAACCTCTGGTCGCAAAGATATTCGCTTGGGCATTATCGTGCAAGTGTTCATGGCGACCGTCGTGATGCTCATTGGCGCCTTTGCAGCCCATGCCGCCGTCACGGGCAGGAATCCTTTATTATGGCTACAACATTATGGGGGCACCACCGCCGCTGCTTTATTTGCGATCGGACTTTTTGATGCAGGATTTTTGGCCGCATCCACAATTTCCATCTCCTCCGCGTGGATGGTGCAAGAAGCCTTTGCTGATAAATTGCATGACCGGAGTCAAAGTCCGACACAAGGTCCCTATGCCGCGCTACACATTGCGACGGTGTCTGTTGCGGCTCTGGTTGTGTTGTTACCCCATTTATCGGCCGCTCGGATTGCCTTATGGGCTCAAGCTTTGGGTGCCTTGTGGATGCCTATTAGTTTACTGATGCTTGGGATCATTGCCTCCGATCGCCGTCTCATGGGCACCATGGTCATGCACCGTCAGCGCCAAATCATTTTGACTGGCACCATTTTCATCTTTGTTCTCTTAGCATTCTGCACATTTGTTGGGTAA
- a CDS encoding NRAMP family divalent metal transporter, whose protein sequence is MVADNDAGGMLSYLVTGSHNHLPWFVLALFIMAPITFLIQDLALKVALATHLPYSQIIAHKFGSGTAKFNAIILHLLNMMILITEFIGMTSALDFWGVPWNRGLIASFLVVLAVTLFRHVRQMEHLLLMLAVANLAFIPALFLLHPSIHTWHKALSGGFNHHIPFLLLSLAGNAITPWMIFWQQNAVWAGNVKNLSSGQKDIRTGILAQVFIATVVILIGALAAPVAVSGRNPLLWLQHYGGTTVAGLFAVGLFDAGFLAASTISVSSAWMVQEAFSQKLLEPNTSPTQGRFSILHIATLSVTAAVVLSPHLPTASLALWSQALGALWMPITLAMLGLIARDPQIMGQMVMPRRRQFLLGSVISLFVGLAVFSLVS, encoded by the coding sequence ATGGTAGCCGACAACGATGCGGGAGGCATGTTATCCTACCTGGTTACAGGATCGCATAATCATTTACCATGGTTTGTGCTGGCACTTTTTATCATGGCTCCTATTACTTTTCTCATCCAAGATCTGGCGTTAAAGGTGGCATTAGCCACACATCTTCCCTATAGTCAAATCATTGCGCATAAATTTGGTAGCGGGACCGCTAAATTCAATGCCATCATTCTTCATCTTTTAAACATGATGATTTTAATCACAGAGTTTATCGGCATGACATCCGCCTTGGATTTTTGGGGTGTTCCCTGGAATAGAGGACTCATCGCATCCTTTCTTGTTGTCCTCGCCGTCACCTTGTTTCGACATGTGCGCCAGATGGAACATCTCTTATTAATGTTAGCGGTCGCTAATCTCGCCTTTATTCCCGCTCTTTTCCTGTTACACCCCAGTATTCACACATGGCATAAAGCATTATCCGGTGGGTTTAATCATCATATTCCTTTTCTATTACTGTCCTTGGCCGGAAATGCCATCACCCCATGGATGATTTTTTGGCAGCAAAACGCCGTGTGGGCTGGCAATGTAAAAAACTTATCCTCAGGACAGAAGGACATTCGAACGGGAATCCTCGCTCAAGTGTTCATAGCGACCGTTGTGATCCTCATTGGAGCTTTAGCGGCCCCTGTAGCTGTATCTGGGCGCAATCCCCTCTTGTGGCTTCAACATTATGGGGGCACAACGGTGGCTGGACTCTTCGCTGTAGGACTATTTGATGCGGGATTTCTCGCCGCATCCACCATTTCGGTGTCATCGGCATGGATGGTGCAAGAAGCATTTTCCCAAAAACTCTTAGAGCCCAATACAAGTCCCACTCAAGGTCGATTTTCGATTTTGCACATTGCGACACTCTCTGTCACCGCAGCTGTTGTGTTATCACCGCATTTGCCCACGGCATCATTGGCTTTATGGTCGCAAGCATTAGGTGCTCTTTGGATGCCGATCACATTAGCGATGCTGGGTCTTATTGCCCGCGATCCTCAGATTATGGGACAGATGGTTATGCCCCGTCGCCGTCAATTCTTATTAGGTTCTGTCATATCATTGTTTGTCGGACTCGCCGTCTTCAGTCTTGTGAGTTAA
- a CDS encoding HD domain-containing protein, which produces MLDEEKVFKDPVHGYIYVNDPLIWDLINTKEMQRLRRIRQLGTSYVTYPGGEHSRFSHSLGVYEVIRQIIQSFARNAYEWPSEYNQLVMVAGLLHDIGHAPFSHALEKVIGLRHEMWGERIILEPTTEVHQVLAQIDPELPSQVASVINKTHPQKLVVSLVSGQLDADRLDYLMRDSIFTGVDYGKFDLARIIRVMRPLGGRIVVKRSGLHTVEAYLLARYFMYWQVYFHPVSRSAEVILKAILKRVKDLVAGGQEPPMPHPALAELFTQSLRLDSYFALDDTVLFNAFNVWQDSSDPILKDLCRRFLNRHLFTYMEYPDHDMDTYQKLRVQVQSHGYDPAYYLAVDETGTVYYDYYLGAENSEDKDSALFLWDDDEKILIEMSRLSKPVNAIAREKQVIRRLYFPHDVR; this is translated from the coding sequence ATGTTAGATGAGGAAAAAGTCTTTAAAGATCCGGTTCATGGCTATATTTATGTGAATGATCCCTTGATTTGGGATTTGATTAATACCAAAGAAATGCAACGGCTAAGGCGCATTCGGCAATTGGGCACATCCTATGTTACCTATCCCGGGGGTGAACATAGTCGGTTTTCGCATTCCTTAGGGGTCTATGAGGTGATTAGACAAATTATCCAATCCTTTGCCCGCAATGCCTATGAGTGGCCATCTGAGTATAATCAGCTTGTTATGGTGGCGGGACTTTTGCATGACATTGGACATGCCCCGTTTTCTCACGCCTTAGAAAAAGTGATTGGCTTACGGCATGAAATGTGGGGCGAGCGCATTATTCTTGAACCGACAACCGAAGTTCATCAAGTATTAGCACAAATCGACCCAGAGCTGCCTTCTCAGGTGGCTTCTGTCATTAATAAGACACATCCTCAAAAGTTGGTCGTGTCGTTGGTCAGTGGTCAGCTAGATGCGGACCGTTTAGACTATTTGATGCGGGATTCCATTTTTACAGGGGTCGATTATGGCAAGTTTGATTTAGCCCGCATTATTCGTGTGATGCGGCCTTTAGGCGGCAGAATTGTGGTCAAGCGTTCGGGATTACATACGGTTGAAGCCTATTTGCTTGCCCGATATTTTATGTATTGGCAAGTCTATTTCCATCCCGTGTCACGTTCAGCTGAGGTGATTTTGAAAGCCATTTTAAAGCGGGTTAAAGATCTGGTTGCAGGTGGTCAAGAACCGCCCATGCCTCATCCCGCTTTAGCTGAATTGTTTACGCAATCCCTTCGTTTAGACAGCTATTTTGCCTTAGATGATACCGTATTGTTTAATGCTTTCAATGTTTGGCAGGACAGTTCGGATCCCATTTTGAAAGACCTATGCCGACGATTTCTAAACCGTCATCTTTTTACGTACATGGAATATCCTGACCATGATATGGACACCTATCAGAAACTGAGGGTTCAAGTGCAATCACATGGCTATGATCCTGCATATTATTTGGCGGTCGACGAAACGGGTACAGTTTACTATGATTATTATTTAGGAGCCGAAAATAGTGAGGATAAAGACAGTGCCCTGTTTTTATGGGATGATGACGAAAAGATACTGATTGAAATGTCGAGACTCTCTAAGCCGGTTAATGCCATTGCCAGGGAAAAACAAGTGATAAGGCGATTATATTTTCCGCACGATGTCCGTTGA